A genomic region of Microbacterium schleiferi contains the following coding sequences:
- a CDS encoding ABC transporter ATP-binding protein encodes MTLLELEDVTAFYGPVQVLEGVSLSVPEGGAVGILGANGAGKTTTLRAITGVVRTGGRITFDGKDISGKRPDQVAALGIAHVPEGRGTLADLTVRENLRVGAYLRKDRKGIEKDIDYLLELFPNLKARIRSHGAALSGGEQQMLAVARAVMAKPRLILLDEASLGLAPSTAKSVYEAIARLRAESGIAMVVVEQNANLAFTVVDSATVLETGRNALTGTTSELKGMDEIRRAYLGG; translated from the coding sequence ATGACGCTGCTTGAGCTCGAAGACGTCACCGCGTTCTACGGGCCCGTCCAGGTTCTCGAAGGCGTGTCCCTCAGCGTTCCCGAGGGCGGAGCTGTCGGCATCCTCGGCGCCAACGGGGCGGGCAAGACGACAACGCTGCGCGCGATCACCGGTGTTGTGCGAACCGGAGGGCGGATCACCTTCGACGGCAAGGACATCAGCGGGAAGCGCCCCGACCAGGTTGCCGCGCTCGGCATCGCACATGTCCCCGAGGGGCGCGGAACATTGGCAGACCTTACGGTTCGCGAGAACCTTCGGGTAGGTGCCTACTTGCGCAAAGACCGCAAAGGCATCGAGAAAGACATCGACTATCTGCTCGAGCTCTTTCCAAACCTGAAAGCGCGGATCCGCTCGCACGGGGCGGCGCTCTCGGGCGGTGAGCAGCAGATGCTCGCAGTCGCCCGGGCGGTCATGGCAAAACCCCGGCTCATCCTGCTCGACGAAGCCTCGCTGGGCCTGGCGCCGAGCACGGCCAAGAGCGTCTACGAGGCCATCGCGCGACTGCGCGCCGAGTCGGGAATCGCGATGGTCGTCGTCGAGCAGAACGCCAATCTTGCTTTCACCGTCGTCGATTCTGCGACGGTTCTCGAAACCGGCCGCAACGCGCTGACCGGAACCACGTCCGAACTCAAGGGCATGGACGAGATCCGACGCGCATACCTGGGAGGCTGA
- a CDS encoding ABC transporter ATP-binding protein, with protein sequence MAARLTLRDLTLRFGGISVLENVSFDVDPGLIFGMVGPNGAGKTSLFNCISGHYKPSSGSILIDDEEVIGSSPATLARHGLARTFQHPALQLESTVLDNVMLGAHTRLPGGPIAWSLGLPLTGRSEKKIRAEAREILEKVGLDWAADMNADELSHGLHKGIELARALMSRPRLLLLDEPAAGLPHSEVEHLIGLIRTIRAETDITIVVVEHHMGLIAALTDRVVVLDHGKKLVEGTAAEAQSDPRVIEAYIGKEADDDAA encoded by the coding sequence ATGGCCGCTCGACTGACACTGCGAGACCTGACGCTCCGATTCGGAGGAATCAGCGTGCTCGAAAACGTCAGCTTCGACGTGGACCCCGGTCTCATCTTCGGCATGGTCGGTCCCAACGGTGCGGGCAAGACATCGCTGTTCAACTGCATCAGCGGGCACTACAAGCCGAGTTCGGGTTCGATCCTGATCGACGATGAGGAAGTCATCGGGTCCTCTCCCGCAACCCTCGCGCGTCATGGACTTGCCCGGACCTTCCAGCACCCCGCGCTGCAGCTCGAATCCACTGTGCTCGACAACGTCATGCTCGGCGCCCACACCCGCCTGCCGGGTGGTCCCATCGCCTGGTCGTTGGGACTTCCGCTGACCGGACGCTCTGAGAAGAAGATACGAGCAGAGGCGCGCGAGATCCTCGAGAAGGTCGGCCTCGACTGGGCGGCTGACATGAACGCCGACGAACTGTCCCATGGTCTGCATAAGGGGATCGAGCTCGCGCGCGCCCTGATGTCGCGCCCACGGCTCCTGCTGTTGGACGAGCCCGCCGCGGGTCTTCCGCATTCCGAGGTCGAGCACCTGATCGGGCTGATCCGCACCATCCGCGCGGAGACCGACATCACGATCGTCGTCGTCGAGCACCACATGGGCTTGATCGCAGCGCTTACCGACAGAGTGGTCGTGCTCGACCACGGCAAGAAGCTCGTCGAGGGCACCGCTGCTGAAGCGCAGTCCGATCCCCGCGTGATCGAGGCCTATATCGGGAAGGAGGCCGACGATGACGCTGCTTGA
- a CDS encoding aminomethyl transferase family protein: MTSESLAAAIARAGSPVALMRNQNWPAFTFPVAPEFTNWRDEQRAWNSTVALMDQSHHMTQLFLGGADLIPLLSTISPNTFTTFRPGVAKQLISVNKDGYLIGDGILFYNEDAPEGLVLIGHHLLIDWVRFTVEKAQAAGKDVHHRLEGNSHMRQGPPTFYRYELQGPSADLVMEKVFGGPAPDIKFFHIGDVEIAGRPVKALRHGMAGQPGFEFYGPWEDNEIVLGALMDAGAEHGIRRVGAKAYSATPLESGWVPTPFPAIFDEDFAEYREWLPADRAGSIGGSLYSEDIHDYYMTPYDLGLGRSVRFDHDFHGREALEKLAESPKRRKVTLLWNANDVADVVRSQMEPGIPAKFLDFPKARYGLYQMDEVLQDGRRVGISTDAGYIAFDQLYMSLATLDADIADGEVVEVVWGEDPISQKHSVDAQHRQVRIRATVAPAPYHEYARTVYRADA, encoded by the coding sequence ATGACATCCGAGTCCCTCGCCGCGGCGATCGCCCGCGCCGGAAGCCCCGTTGCGCTGATGCGCAACCAGAACTGGCCCGCGTTCACGTTCCCGGTTGCGCCGGAATTCACGAACTGGCGCGATGAACAGCGCGCGTGGAACAGCACAGTCGCGCTCATGGACCAGTCCCACCACATGACCCAGCTGTTCCTCGGCGGCGCGGATCTCATCCCGCTGCTCTCGACCATCTCGCCGAACACGTTCACCACCTTCCGGCCCGGGGTAGCGAAGCAGCTCATCTCGGTGAACAAGGACGGCTATCTCATCGGCGACGGCATCCTGTTCTACAACGAGGACGCACCCGAGGGGCTTGTGCTCATCGGACACCACCTGCTCATCGACTGGGTTCGCTTCACCGTCGAGAAGGCCCAGGCGGCAGGCAAGGACGTCCACCACCGGCTCGAGGGCAACTCGCACATGCGCCAGGGGCCACCGACCTTCTACCGTTACGAGCTGCAGGGTCCGAGCGCCGACCTCGTCATGGAGAAGGTGTTCGGGGGTCCTGCGCCCGACATCAAGTTCTTCCACATCGGGGATGTCGAGATCGCCGGGCGCCCCGTCAAGGCGCTGCGACACGGCATGGCTGGCCAGCCCGGATTCGAGTTCTACGGTCCCTGGGAAGACAACGAGATCGTCCTGGGCGCGCTCATGGACGCTGGCGCGGAGCACGGCATCCGTCGCGTCGGCGCGAAGGCATACTCGGCGACACCGCTCGAGTCTGGCTGGGTCCCCACCCCTTTCCCGGCCATCTTCGACGAGGACTTTGCCGAGTACCGGGAGTGGTTGCCGGCAGATCGCGCCGGCTCGATCGGTGGGTCGCTCTATAGCGAAGACATCCACGACTACTACATGACGCCCTACGACCTGGGGCTTGGACGGTCAGTTCGCTTTGACCACGACTTCCACGGTCGCGAAGCCCTCGAGAAGCTGGCCGAGAGCCCGAAACGGCGCAAGGTCACCCTGCTGTGGAACGCGAACGATGTCGCCGACGTCGTGCGCTCGCAGATGGAGCCCGGCATCCCGGCGAAGTTCCTCGACTTCCCCAAGGCTCGGTACGGCCTCTATCAGATGGACGAGGTGCTGCAGGACGGCCGCCGTGTGGGCATCTCGACCGACGCCGGGTACATCGCGTTCGACCAGCTCTACATGTCGCTCGCGACCCTGGATGCCGACATTGCCGACGGCGAGGTCGTTGAGGTCGTCTGGGGAGAGGACCCCATCTCGCAGAAGCACAGCGTCGACGCTCAGCACCGGCAGGTACGCATCCGCGCAACCGTCGCGCCGGCGCCGTACCACGAGTATGCGCGCACGGTCTATCGCGCCGACGCCTGA
- a CDS encoding IclR family transcriptional regulator — MARGSAGESVLHKHLRILDAFEARRPFLTLTEIADAAGLSVSTAHRLVGELEREGLLERLPDRSYRLGVRLWEFASRTPGAIGLRELAKPWLAAVHSRVRQHTQLGVLAGCDVLFVERMSTRDAVVNATLIGGRIPLPVSSSGLVLLAHAAPGLVEDVVAAGWPAYTASTPRDEADLRELLRRARGDGYICAEGFIHEESRGIAVPVVGPHGVVYAGLGVVVPNDGAPIQGIVELLSVAARQITEALRDAYLPDAGATGRDAPHGIDPLVSTSLRSLAYLETHPEPGRRPSPPRGVA, encoded by the coding sequence ATGGCGAGAGGATCAGCCGGAGAGTCGGTACTGCACAAGCACCTGAGGATCCTCGACGCCTTCGAAGCGCGACGACCGTTTCTGACCCTCACCGAGATCGCCGACGCGGCGGGCCTGTCGGTCTCGACAGCGCACCGCCTCGTCGGCGAACTCGAGCGGGAAGGGCTGCTGGAGCGACTTCCCGACAGGTCGTACCGACTCGGGGTGCGCCTCTGGGAGTTCGCGTCGCGTACCCCGGGTGCCATCGGGCTGCGCGAGCTCGCCAAGCCGTGGCTGGCCGCCGTCCACTCGCGGGTGCGCCAGCACACGCAGCTGGGGGTCCTCGCTGGCTGCGACGTCCTGTTCGTCGAACGGATGTCGACCCGCGACGCTGTCGTCAACGCGACCCTGATCGGCGGCCGCATCCCCCTCCCGGTCAGCTCCAGCGGACTCGTCCTCCTTGCCCACGCCGCGCCGGGGCTCGTCGAGGATGTCGTGGCGGCGGGCTGGCCCGCCTACACTGCGAGCACTCCGCGAGATGAAGCTGACTTGCGTGAGCTGCTGCGTCGTGCACGCGGCGACGGCTACATCTGCGCGGAGGGCTTCATCCACGAGGAATCCCGCGGAATTGCCGTGCCGGTGGTCGGGCCCCACGGCGTGGTCTACGCGGGCCTCGGGGTTGTCGTCCCCAATGACGGAGCGCCGATCCAGGGGATCGTCGAGCTGCTCTCCGTTGCTGCGCGGCAGATCACCGAGGCGCTGCGGGATGCCTATCTTCCCGATGCGGGGGCCACCGGCCGAGACGCGCCGCATGGAATCGATCCGCTCGTGTCGACATCGCTGCGCTCGCTGGCCTATTTGGAGACCCACCCCGAGCCCGGACGCCGACCGTCGCCGCCGCGCGGAGTTGCCTGA
- a CDS encoding aminomethyl transferase family protein: MTESLAAAIARAGSPVQLLRNAQARPTIFPVTAEFSNWRSEQQSWQKTVALLDQSHHMTDLFIRGRDALRLLSDLGVNSFACFEVDNAKQFIAVNDEGYLIGDAILFYLAEEEFDLVGHQMVIDWVQFHGETGDYDVSFERDGNSIVRPGNPTLYRYELQGPGALELMERVTGAPVPPTRFFHMATFTIDGVTVRSLRHGMAGQPGFELFGPWDEGDRVREALLREGEPLGLVRVGSKAYSSANLESAWVPSPLPAIFTGALAERYLEWLPATSAGSLAGSLTSERIEDYYVTPYDLGYGRSVAFDHDFLGREALERLAQQPARSKVTLIWNPDDVAAAQRSLLEPGLPAKYIDFPKARYGLYQVDRVLIGGHDVGISHDAGYITNEQVFASLASLVPDAAEPGTEVVVVWGEEPNSAKPAVEPHRQVEIRATVAPAPYSSYARENYRRDTSAASS; encoded by the coding sequence ATGACCGAGTCGCTGGCCGCCGCGATTGCCCGAGCGGGAAGCCCCGTGCAGCTTCTGCGTAACGCGCAGGCGCGGCCCACGATCTTCCCCGTGACGGCGGAGTTCAGCAACTGGAGGTCGGAGCAGCAGTCGTGGCAGAAGACGGTAGCACTCCTTGACCAGTCCCACCACATGACCGACCTGTTCATCCGGGGACGGGATGCCCTGCGACTGCTGAGCGATCTCGGCGTCAACAGCTTCGCGTGTTTCGAGGTCGACAACGCGAAGCAGTTCATCGCGGTGAACGACGAGGGCTATCTCATCGGCGACGCGATCCTCTTCTACCTGGCCGAAGAAGAGTTCGACCTCGTCGGTCACCAGATGGTCATCGACTGGGTGCAGTTCCACGGCGAGACCGGCGACTACGACGTGAGCTTCGAACGCGACGGCAACTCGATCGTGCGGCCCGGCAACCCCACCCTGTACCGGTACGAACTGCAGGGTCCTGGGGCCCTCGAACTCATGGAGCGCGTCACCGGCGCCCCCGTGCCGCCGACTCGCTTCTTCCACATGGCCACCTTCACGATCGACGGCGTCACGGTGCGATCACTGCGCCACGGCATGGCCGGCCAGCCCGGCTTCGAACTCTTCGGCCCGTGGGACGAGGGCGATCGCGTCCGCGAGGCTCTGCTGCGCGAAGGAGAACCCCTCGGGCTGGTCCGCGTGGGGTCCAAGGCGTATTCGTCAGCCAATCTCGAGTCCGCATGGGTGCCTTCTCCCCTGCCCGCCATCTTCACCGGGGCTCTCGCTGAGCGCTACCTCGAGTGGCTTCCCGCCACCAGCGCGGGTTCCCTGGCCGGGAGCCTCACCTCTGAGCGGATCGAGGACTATTACGTCACGCCCTACGACCTCGGTTACGGTCGCAGCGTCGCGTTCGATCACGACTTTCTCGGCAGGGAGGCTCTCGAGCGCCTCGCGCAGCAGCCGGCGCGCAGCAAGGTCACGCTGATCTGGAACCCCGACGATGTGGCTGCGGCGCAGCGATCCCTGCTCGAACCGGGTCTGCCGGCGAAGTACATCGACTTCCCGAAGGCCCGCTACGGCCTCTACCAGGTCGACCGGGTGCTGATCGGCGGTCACGATGTCGGCATCTCGCACGATGCCGGGTACATCACCAACGAGCAGGTCTTCGCGTCGCTGGCGAGCCTCGTTCCGGATGCCGCAGAGCCGGGCACCGAGGTCGTGGTGGTCTGGGGCGAGGAGCCGAACTCGGCGAAGCCCGCTGTCGAACCGCATCGTCAGGTCGAGATCCGTGCGACCGTTGCTCCCGCACCGTACTCGTCGTACGCACGCGAGAACTACCGTCGGGACACCAGCGCGGCATCCAGCTGA